TTGGGTGAATCAAAGCCAGTCGCAGAAAATACAAATGCAGACGGCAGCGATAATCCTGAAGGACGTCAGCAAAATCGACGGGTAGAGGTCATTATTCAGCGAGAATGATGACGAAAAGGGGTGCTGCTAGCTTTGTCCTGAGAGAGGAGCAGCGTTACCGGCTTGATGTTCCAAGCCTGTTATTTTAGACGTTTTGCAGATAGGAACTCGACAAGTCGGTTTTGTCGATATTATGACGGTGATGAAGTACGTCTGTTTTGAAGGGTTCCTCGCTATCACGTAGCCCCAGTCACACCATGCCAGATCATTCACTCGTTATAGAGCCACCTTGCGATCGCCCTATCGTAGTGGCAACCATGTATAAATTTATATACATAGAAGACTGCCTGCCCCTCAAAGAGCAGCTCATCGAAATTTTTCAGGCCCACAACCTCATGGGCACCATTCTCTTAGCCACAGAAGGCTTAAATGGCACCGTTGCCGGTCCAGCATCGGGAATAGAGGCTCTATTTCAGTTTTTGCATCAAGATTCACGATTTGTTGACCTATGGCCGAAGCTTTCCTACGTACCAAGCCCCCCCTTTAAACGCATGAAAGTTAAGGTGAGGCGCGAGATTGTCTCCATGGGCTTAGAGGGCATCGATCCAGCAGAGAAAACCGGCACCCATATTGATCCTAAAAACTGGAATGAGCTGATCCGAGACCCCGAAGTGCTGGTAATTGATACTCGCAATCAGTATGAGTATGAGATTGGTACCTTTGAAGGGGCTAAGTCGCCTGAGACCGAGAATTTTCGACAATTCCCGCAGTTTGTTGATGAGCAGCTTAATCCCAAAGAGCACCCAAAAGTCGCAATGTTTTGTACCGGTGGAATTCGTTGTGAGAAGGCTAGCGCCTATCTATTGGAACAGGGATTCGAAGAGGTCTATCAGCTAGAGGGCGGCATTCTCAATTACCTACAGGCGCACCAGCCTGAAAATTCTCTATGGAATGGCGAATGCTTTGTCTTCGACGAGCGCGTTGCCGTCGATGAACAGCTTCAACCCGGTAGCCATACCATGTGTTTTGGCTGTCGCCACCCGCTATCCGAGCAAGACTATCAATCAGAGAAATACGAGCCAGGCATCTCCTGCCCCCATTGCTTCGATCAGCTAACTGAAAGCCAGCGTGCTAGCTTTGCAGAGCGCAGATTACAGATGGAGCTTGCGGCCCAACGCAGCCAAAAACATCTGGGAACATCGGAAGAAACGTAAGGCTGTGCAGGCCCGTTACGGTTTACGCACCGTAATAGGATTTGTAAACAGCGTTGAATTCGGTATTAGGATGCGATCTCCTTCAGTTTCCAGGGTTGTGTAGCGCAGATCAATTTCAATCACCGTTCCCTCTAAACCCGACACCGTAATCCAGTCCCCACGGATAAACGGACGGTAGGTCAAGACAAGTACACCAGAGAGCAAATTTGACAGAACGTCCTTGAGGGCAAAGCCTAGAGCAAAGCCCGTCAGACCTAGGCTAGCAACCATCGCTGAGACATCAACCCCCATCGTGCCCATTGAGACGGTTATACCCACTAGAATGATGCCCACAGAGACCACTCGGCGCAGAAGGTTAACAATATCCCGATCTAGATGGCTACGCCGACCGACCTGATCAACAATCCTTCCGGCAACGAGACTGAGAAACCAGAAGACAAGCAGGCTCAGTAAACCTGAAATGAGCTGAGGGGTAAATAGCAAGAGTTTCTCAGTCAATGCTTTAATGCCGTCGTTCATATTCTTTAAGGCTCTATTCCATCTTCAAAAAATTCTGTGGGTACAACGCGTACCTTAAGCTGGACGGGCTGCTCAAGACGTTCAACAAGAAACTGACGAACCAACTGCACCTGTTTTTGAGAGATGGTGCCCGGGGGTGCGGCAACATCTAACTCAACAAAAGCACTATCAAAATCAGGGCGAACCTCAAGGCGCTGAATCTCAGTATTGGCAAAGGTTAGCGATTCACGTGAAATTAGGGTATTTATTTCAGATTTGAGCTGCTGTCGCACCAAAATATTACGTAGAGACCAGCCGAGAGGTACTCCAAGAATCAGTAGGGAGACGCCCCCGGCCACCAAGCTCTTTCTCGCTCGTTCGAGAGAACCATAGCTCTGAAAAAGGAAAACAAGTGAACCACTGAGAATAATACCAATCAAGTTGGTGGCAAATAGGACAGTGGCCCCTACCGCAATATTTGTGTTGGCCCAAGCGATCCCAATGCCAATCACGCTCAGTGGTGGCACTAACGCGACAGAGATTGCGACCCCAGGCAGGGCATTTTCAACCTGACGCCGCGACTGGGCAAAGGCTCCAGCAGCCCCTGCTGCCAGCGCTACGCCTAAGTCAATCAAGGTGGGCCTGACCCGAATTAAAATCTCTGAACTCGGCGTTTTCAAACCGATGAGAAATGTAATAATCGCGGCAGTCAAAACAGAAAGAATGACGCCCTTGAAGGTGGTCAATACCGATCGCTTCAGCAAGCGTCGGTTCCCCACAGTCATGGCATAGGCCATCCCAATAATAGGCCCCATCAAGGGAGCAATGATCATGGCACCAATAATGGCGGCAGCACTATTGGCAAGCAGCCCTAGCGTTGAGATCACACCAGACAGACTCAGAAGCGCATAGAAGCTTAAAGAGGGAACCGAGGCCTTCCAGAGGCTACGGTTCAGCGCAGCGATGGGCCTTTTCTTTTCAATGACCCAACTCCAATCACCGCTATTCTGATTCCAAATCTCAGAGATTTTTTTGCGCGTGCGGATGAGCTGCCGAAAAAAGCGTAGCTTCAGTAGTCTGCGCTTCAGCGAGGGTGAAGATTTATGGGTCATGCAGGTTCAAGTCGGAGGAGGCTGGTCTGGATTAACTGAAACGGCATACCGAGCAGGCAATATTTTAGAGCCATATTTTTGGGCATAAACCTGTGTCAGTTCAGCACCAAAAAAGAGAATTTGAGCTGAGTAATATACCCATAGTAGAAGAACAGCAAGAGACCCGGCTGCGCCATAGGTCGAGCTAAAGCTGCTGTGGCCGAGATAAAGACCAATCAGAGCTTTACCCACCGAGAATAAAATCGAGGTCATGATCGCACCAACCCAGACGTCACTCCACTTGATCATGACGTCTGGCAGCACTTTATAAATCATGGCAAACAAGATAGTGATCACGCCAAATGAGATCACAAGGTCCAGGAATTGACCAATTTGAATCAAACCTTCCGAGCCTTTGTTGAGATACTCACTGATGACTGCAAGGCCCGCACTGAAGATCAGAGCTACGAGCAGCAGAAAGCCAATACCTAAAACCATCGCAAAAGATAAAACGCGATCGCGCACAAAACTGACAATCCCTCGACCGGGTTTGGGCTTGACCTGCCAGATTGTATTCAGAGCATCCTGGAGTTGCGCAAACATGCCGGTGGCTCCAAAAACCAAAAAGACAAGACTGCTGAGTGTGGCAGTAATACCGGACCCTGACTGCTGCGTATCCCGCATCATGACCTTTACAATAGCTGCACCATCGTCGCCAACCAGATCTCTAAACTGAGCTAGAATCTGAGCCTGGGCTGCCTCTTCACCGAAGGCAAGACTCAAGATCGCAATCACAATTACGAGAATGGGAGCGAGCGAAAAGGCTGTGTAGTAAGCCAGAGCCGCCGCCAGTCGAGAGGCTTTGTCGGCCTGCCACTTCGCAATTGTCATCCTCAGCAACTTAATGGCTCGCTTTAGTTTCGGGGGCATACTGACAAAGGTCCATTTAGATCGGCTTGAAGAGGCTTGTGAAGCTCTAGTTTACGCTCCGGGAAGATTGAGACGAGTGGGGTTATCAACGTTGCTTAAAATTGTGCCGCAGATATCATCCAACTGCAGATCCCTGGCATTGTAACCGAACAGATTTTTGAATTCACGACCTAGCAAAACTAAAGCCCAAACATTTAGCTATGTGGAGCCAAAGGAGCACAGATACGAGCGATGTTCAAAGATAAAGATGTCCGAGCAAATTCACATGCGGTTTGAGCCGGAAAATCGACTCGGAACGAATCATGTCTAATCGTCTTTAAGCTTCAATACAGCCATAAAAGCCTCCTGGGGCACATCAACACTGCCCACAGACTTCATTCGCTTTTTGCCTTTTTTCTGCTTCTCTAGTAACTTGCGCTTCCGCGATACGTCGCCGCCGTAGCACTTCGCCAATACATCCTTGCGCAGGGCTGGGATGCGCTCACTAGCAATCACCTTAGAGCCAATCGCAGCCTGAATCGGAATCTTAAACTGATGGCGGGGAATGAGTTCTTTAAGTTTGCTCACTAGCGCCCGCCCCATCCCGTATGCTTTATCGCGATGCACGATGGCCGCGAGCGAATCAACCGGATCTTCATTGATCAAAATATCAAGCTTCACCAGATGGTTCTCGCGATAGCCAATTAACTGATACTCCATGCTGGCGTAGCCGCGCGATCGCGACTTCATCTGGTCAAAAAAGTCTGTGACAACTTCCGCCAAGGGCAATTGATAAATTAACGTTGTCCGCCCCGGCGTCAGGTATTTCATATCCTTGAATTCGCCTCGCCGATCTTGGCCCAGCTCCATCAGCGTCCCCACAAACTCCTCGGGGGTAATCATATCGACTTGAACGGAGGGCTCTTCAATTTTTTCGCGGTGGTTTGGCTCTGGCAGAGTACTGGGGTTATCAATCGTGATCACCTCTCCCGTATTGGTGGTGACGCGATAGACCACTGAAGGGGCCGTAATAATCAGGTTGAGGTTGTACTCACGCTCTAAACGCTCCTGCACAATTTCCATATGCAGCAGGCCCAAAAAGCCGCACCGGAAGCCAAAGCCCATCGCGCTGGAGGTCTCAGGCTCATAGTTAAGGGCTGCGTCATTCAGCTTTAGGCGCTCCAAAGCATCGCGCAAATCAGGGAACTGATCGGCATCAATGGGAAACATCCCGCAGAACACCATCGGCTTCGCTTCAACGTAACCTGGTAGGGGGTCTGCAGCCTCGGCTTTGGCAAGGGTAATGGTGTCGCCCACCCGAGCATCTTCTACAGCCTTGATAGAGGCTGCAATGTAACCCACTTCTCCGGCATGGAGTTCACCAACCTGGACCTGAGTCGGTGAGAGAACACCGAGTTCATCGATATCAAATTCTTTGCCTGAGGCCATCAGGTGGATGCGATCGCCCGTCTTAACGGTCCCATCCATGACGCGGAAATATACAATGACGCCTCGGTATACATCGTAATAACTGTCAAAGATCAAAGCCCGCAGCGGCTTATCGGTCGTATCTTCCGGCGGCGGCACAAGATGAACAATGGATTCCAGAATTTCATCAACACCAATGCCAGCCTTCGCTGAAGCATGAATGGCCCCACTGCAGTCAAGCCCTACAATCTCTTCAATTTCGTCCTTAACCCGCTCAGGCTCAGCACCCGGCAAATCAATCTTGTTGAGGACGGGGATAATCTCCAAATCATTCTCAATAGCGAGGTAAACGTTTGCCAAAGTTTGAGCTTCAACCCCTTGGGAAGCATCAACAACCAGCAAAGCTCCTTCACAAGCGGCTAGAGATCGCGACACTTCATAAGAAAAGTCCACATGCCCCGGTGTGTCAATCAGATTAAGCACATATTCTTCACCGTCTTGGGCCTTGTAGTTCATCCGAGCAGCCTGCAGCTTGATAGTGATGCCTCTCTCTCTCTCAAGATCCATGCTGTCGAGGAACTGCTCTTTCATTTCCCGAGCCTGCACCGTACCGGTCACCTGCAATAGGCGATCTGCCAGCGTAGACTTGCCGTGATCGATATGGGCAATGATCGAAAAGTTGCGAATACGAGAGACGGGAACGTCAGTCATGCGGTCAGTAAACTCACAAAGGGCTAAGGGAGTATGGAGAACCCCAACAAAATTGTAATCGTTCCTAACGCGGGTGCGGTGATTTAGGTAGTGTTACGTTAACCCGTTGCCCAGATGACAGGTTGAGGGATTTACAGCTCCAGCTTTACATAGATGTCAGCTGATCAGCTCCTTCATTATCCTGATGGCTTTGCGCGGGTATCTCCGCTATCGCTTGACTTATCAAGATATCTTTAGGATTGCTGTTTAAAAAATCAGAGGGTTGCTCCCATTCATCTGCCTTCATAGAGCCAATGCAACAGAACCTTCATCAGCTTGATTTATACTATTTCAATCGGCCATTAGATTTGGAAAAAGCTTAGATGCAGAAACAACAGAGCGATGTTTTTCTGCGCACGAAGAAATTATCAGCCCTACCATTAGCGGTGACACTATGCGGCGTGATAGCTCTAACTTTTATGGCCTTCTGGGTTGTACTACAGCTCGAAAAATCCAATCGAAAGAAAGAATTTAAATTACAGGCATCCAATGCAGAATTATCCATCCAAAGAGCATTGGATCGGAATATCGAATCCATCGAATCCATCGTTGCTCTTTACAATGCCTCTGAGACGGTTGAGCGGCAGGAGTTTCAAAAGTTTGTCGAAGTTCGCTTGCTTGAGAATTCAGCGATCAAAGCGCTGGAGTGGATACCACGGATCCCCTCTACCGAACGAGAGACCTACGAACAGGCAGCTAGACAAGAGGGGTTCCCTAACTTCCAAATCACCGAGCGCAATCTGCAGGGGCAGATAGTCAGGGCCAGTCAACGCCTAGAATACTTCCCCATCTATTACATAGAACCCTTTCAAGGCAATGAGCCTGCACTTGGCTTCGATCTAGCATCTAATCCGGCTCGACTAAAGGCGATGAATCAAGCCCGAGATCAAAATCAAGCGATCGCCACCGCTCCCATTGACTTGGTACAAGAAACACTAAAAGGCAAGAAAGGTATTCTCATCTTTTTGCCCATCTTTCGCCAAGATCAACCGATCAACTCTATTCCAGCTCGTCGCCAGAACCTAGAAGGATTTACCCTTAGCATTTTCCTGATTGAGGATCTGATGAACCGTATCTTGGATGGCACCCTCCCAAAGGGCTTCGAATTTTACCTCTTGGATCAATCATTGCCTCAGAGCGAACAACTCCTCTACGCCGCTTCGTCCACTCAAAAGAAGACCTCTGGCAATTTTAAGGGGGATATAGCTAGCACTCTTCAGAAAGGAATTTATTACACCACAACCCTAGATATTGCTGAACGGAAATGGTTACTGATTGCCAAACCTAATGCAGACTCTATTGTCCATCAAAGTTCTGGTCTTCAATGGTTGGTTTTGGCGAGTGGGGGAGTCGTGATGCTTGGATCTATGGCGAACTCGTTGGCGCAAGCCCTTGAGCGCAGACAGGCAGCATCCACCTTGAAAAAGAGTGAAGCTAGATTTAGAGCATTAGTGACCTCCGCCCCAGTTGGGATTTATCAAACCTCTTTCCAGGGAGAGTGTGAGTTCGTAAACGCCCGTTGGCAAGCTATGACAGGACTTACGATAGATGAGGCAATGGGAACTGGCTGGTCTCATGTACTCCATCCTGAGGATCGAGAGCGAATTTGGAGCGAATGGTCTCAGGCGACTGAATCGGGGATAGAGTTTGAGTCGGAATATCGATTCTTGACGCCCCAGAAAAAGGTGGTTTGGGTGTATGGCCGGGCGATCTCACTTCGAGATGATGCTGGAACCGTGACGGGCTATTTAGGAATCGTAACGGATATTAGCGATCGCAAGCGCGCAGAAGAAGAACTGCAGCAACTCAACCAAGAACTCTCTCGCTCTAATCAAGAGCTGGGTCAGTTTGCCTATGTTGCGTCTCATGATCTGCAGGAACCACTCCGTAAAATCAAAAGCTTCACCGAACTCTTGGTCAAACGCTACCCAGAACAAGGAGACGAAAAAGCAGAGCGTTATATGAACCACATTATGGATGGGACCCATCGGATGCAGTTACTGATCCGCGATTTGCTGACCTATTCTCGAGCCGGACGAGCGGAACTTAATATTCAAACCACTGACCTAAACGAAATCTTAGAGGGCGTTAAGTCTGACCTCGCCCACATTATTGCAGAACGAGAGGTCCAGATTGATGCTCAGCTCCTGCCAACTCTATCTATAGATCCGTCGCAAATGCGGCAGTTGTTTCAGAATCTAATCAGTAATGCAATCAAATACTGTCAAGCTGATATCCCCAAAGTTTTAATTCGGGTCGTTCAATCTGAAGCATTCTGGACTTTTACCGTTCAAGATAACGGCATTGGTATTGATCCTAAGTATGCTGATCGTATTTTTGTGATTTTCCAGCGCCTTCACAACCGTGAAGCCTATTCTGGGACCGGGATTGGCCTAGCAGTCTGCAAAAAAATTATTGAGCGACACGGTGGTAAAATCTGGCTCGATCCATCATCTCAAACTGGATCTACATTTATGTTTACGCTACCCAGCAAAGGCCAAATTCAGCAACAAGTTAAGGATGGCGGATAGACTGTGTCTCAACTCACCCCATCAAAAGTAAAGTCAGACTCGTAATGATCTGCAAGTATTGATGAGCTACAAGCAATGCACAACAAGGAAAACATGCAATATTTACTGGGGCATGTCAGAAAAAAAAGAGCCTGAGATTTTCAGGCTCTTTTTCAAGTAGGTCTATCCAGACTTTATTGAACTATCGAATAGTGCCCTCTAGCTGAGCCGTAGGAATTGGCTTGAGCAAATAGAGATTTAGAAACTGGATGGCGTTGGAGATAAACGCAGGTAGCTTCTTGAGAGTCTTAACCGGCTTGGACGCATTGGAAGCATCCACAGCACGGAGCTTCTCACCATTCGCAACGCAGGTTTCTAAGCGGCGATAGAAGTCAGGATGATTAACATCTAACACGATGGGGAATACGCGACCCGCAGTATCGTTAGTCTTCTCAATAACCTCCTTGTCATACTCACGGGCATTGAGGCCCAGCATGGCATAAAAGTCAGAGCGGTTTAGATCATTGAGATACATGGTGGCAAACACCGACAGCAAGAAGAAACGGCACCAGAGCCGTGCTTTCCAGTCTTTAAGAATATCGGGTTGCGATCGCATCAGCGCATCAAAGAAGTCGCCGTGGCGATTTTCATCCTGGCACCAGTTCTCAAAGAACTCAAAGATGGGGTAGATGCAGTCGTCAGGATTCTGCTCTAGGTGGCGATAGATGGTGATGTAGCGCCAGTAACCAATCTTCTCAGAGAGGTAGGTGGCATAGAGAATGAACTTAGGCTTGAAGAACGTGTAGCTGCGGCTCTTGGTCAAGAAACCTAGATCAAGAGACAGGTTGAAGTCAGACATCGCCTTGTTCAGAAAACCGGCATGGCGAGCTTCATCTCGGGAGATGAGGTTAAAACACTCCGCCAGCATAGGGTTCTTATCTTTGATGCGGCGGCTGATTTCTTTGTAGAGCAAGAAACCCGAAAACTCCGCCGTACAGGAGCGCTCTAGAAACTCAATAAAGAGCTTGCGCTTCTCACCGTCAATATGATCCCAGGACTTTTCAAAGCGATCGTCCCGCACAAAGTGAGTTTTGTTGTAGTCAATCTTGAATTCATCCAGGATGGCCTGCATCTCGTCCTCATTGATCGAGAGGTCCATCTTCGCCATTTCATCAAAATCGGTGGTGTAAAACCGTGGCGTGAGGATTGTCTCAGCGGCGGGGGATTTTATCCCATCGCGCATTTC
This DNA window, taken from Acaryochloris thomasi RCC1774, encodes the following:
- a CDS encoding YihY/virulence factor BrkB family protein, which encodes MPPKLKRAIKLLRMTIAKWQADKASRLAAALAYYTAFSLAPILVIVIAILSLAFGEEAAQAQILAQFRDLVGDDGAAIVKVMMRDTQQSGSGITATLSSLVFLVFGATGMFAQLQDALNTIWQVKPKPGRGIVSFVRDRVLSFAMVLGIGFLLLVALIFSAGLAVISEYLNKGSEGLIQIGQFLDLVISFGVITILFAMIYKVLPDVMIKWSDVWVGAIMTSILFSVGKALIGLYLGHSSFSSTYGAAGSLAVLLLWVYYSAQILFFGAELTQVYAQKYGSKILPARYAVSVNPDQPPPT
- a CDS encoding TIGR00341 family protein, with the translated sequence MTHKSSPSLKRRLLKLRFFRQLIRTRKKISEIWNQNSGDWSWVIEKKRPIAALNRSLWKASVPSLSFYALLSLSGVISTLGLLANSAAAIIGAMIIAPLMGPIIGMAYAMTVGNRRLLKRSVLTTFKGVILSVLTAAIITFLIGLKTPSSEILIRVRPTLIDLGVALAAGAAGAFAQSRRQVENALPGVAISVALVPPLSVIGIGIAWANTNIAVGATVLFATNLIGIILSGSLVFLFQSYGSLERARKSLVAGGVSLLILGVPLGWSLRNILVRQQLKSEINTLISRESLTFANTEIQRLEVRPDFDSAFVELDVAAPPGTISQKQVQLVRQFLVERLEQPVQLKVRVVPTEFFEDGIEP
- a CDS encoding CHASE domain-containing protein, with product MQKQQSDVFLRTKKLSALPLAVTLCGVIALTFMAFWVVLQLEKSNRKKEFKLQASNAELSIQRALDRNIESIESIVALYNASETVERQEFQKFVEVRLLENSAIKALEWIPRIPSTERETYEQAARQEGFPNFQITERNLQGQIVRASQRLEYFPIYYIEPFQGNEPALGFDLASNPARLKAMNQARDQNQAIATAPIDLVQETLKGKKGILIFLPIFRQDQPINSIPARRQNLEGFTLSIFLIEDLMNRILDGTLPKGFEFYLLDQSLPQSEQLLYAASSTQKKTSGNFKGDIASTLQKGIYYTTTLDIAERKWLLIAKPNADSIVHQSSGLQWLVLASGGVVMLGSMANSLAQALERRQAASTLKKSEARFRALVTSAPVGIYQTSFQGECEFVNARWQAMTGLTIDEAMGTGWSHVLHPEDRERIWSEWSQATESGIEFESEYRFLTPQKKVVWVYGRAISLRDDAGTVTGYLGIVTDISDRKRAEEELQQLNQELSRSNQELGQFAYVASHDLQEPLRKIKSFTELLVKRYPEQGDEKAERYMNHIMDGTHRMQLLIRDLLTYSRAGRAELNIQTTDLNEILEGVKSDLAHIIAEREVQIDAQLLPTLSIDPSQMRQLFQNLISNAIKYCQADIPKVLIRVVQSEAFWTFTVQDNGIGIDPKYADRIFVIFQRLHNREAYSGTGIGLAVCKKIIERHGGKIWLDPSSQTGSTFMFTLPSKGQIQQQVKDGG
- the acsF gene encoding magnesium-protoporphyrin IX monomethyl ester (oxidative) cyclase; its protein translation is MVNTLSKPEPSEMRDGIKSPAAETILTPRFYTTDFDEMAKMDLSINEDEMQAILDEFKIDYNKTHFVRDDRFEKSWDHIDGEKRKLFIEFLERSCTAEFSGFLLYKEISRRIKDKNPMLAECFNLISRDEARHAGFLNKAMSDFNLSLDLGFLTKSRSYTFFKPKFILYATYLSEKIGYWRYITIYRHLEQNPDDCIYPIFEFFENWCQDENRHGDFFDALMRSQPDILKDWKARLWCRFFLLSVFATMYLNDLNRSDFYAMLGLNAREYDKEVIEKTNDTAGRVFPIVLDVNHPDFYRRLETCVANGEKLRAVDASNASKPVKTLKKLPAFISNAIQFLNLYLLKPIPTAQLEGTIR
- the lepA gene encoding translation elongation factor 4, whose amino-acid sequence is MTDVPVSRIRNFSIIAHIDHGKSTLADRLLQVTGTVQAREMKEQFLDSMDLERERGITIKLQAARMNYKAQDGEEYVLNLIDTPGHVDFSYEVSRSLAACEGALLVVDASQGVEAQTLANVYLAIENDLEIIPVLNKIDLPGAEPERVKDEIEEIVGLDCSGAIHASAKAGIGVDEILESIVHLVPPPEDTTDKPLRALIFDSYYDVYRGVIVYFRVMDGTVKTGDRIHLMASGKEFDIDELGVLSPTQVQVGELHAGEVGYIAASIKAVEDARVGDTITLAKAEAADPLPGYVEAKPMVFCGMFPIDADQFPDLRDALERLKLNDAALNYEPETSSAMGFGFRCGFLGLLHMEIVQERLEREYNLNLIITAPSVVYRVTTNTGEVITIDNPSTLPEPNHREKIEEPSVQVDMITPEEFVGTLMELGQDRRGEFKDMKYLTPGRTTLIYQLPLAEVVTDFFDQMKSRSRGYASMEYQLIGYRENHLVKLDILINEDPVDSLAAIVHRDKAYGMGRALVSKLKELIPRHQFKIPIQAAIGSKVIASERIPALRKDVLAKCYGGDVSRKRKLLEKQKKGKKRMKSVGSVDVPQEAFMAVLKLKDD
- a CDS encoding mechanosensitive ion channel family protein, producing the protein MNDGIKALTEKLLLFTPQLISGLLSLLVFWFLSLVAGRIVDQVGRRSHLDRDIVNLLRRVVSVGIILVGITVSMGTMGVDVSAMVASLGLTGFALGFALKDVLSNLLSGVLVLTYRPFIRGDWITVSGLEGTVIEIDLRYTTLETEGDRILIPNSTLFTNPITVRKP
- the trhO gene encoding oxygen-dependent tRNA uridine(34) hydroxylase TrhO, producing the protein MPDHSLVIEPPCDRPIVVATMYKFIYIEDCLPLKEQLIEIFQAHNLMGTILLATEGLNGTVAGPASGIEALFQFLHQDSRFVDLWPKLSYVPSPPFKRMKVKVRREIVSMGLEGIDPAEKTGTHIDPKNWNELIRDPEVLVIDTRNQYEYEIGTFEGAKSPETENFRQFPQFVDEQLNPKEHPKVAMFCTGGIRCEKASAYLLEQGFEEVYQLEGGILNYLQAHQPENSLWNGECFVFDERVAVDEQLQPGSHTMCFGCRHPLSEQDYQSEKYEPGISCPHCFDQLTESQRASFAERRLQMELAAQRSQKHLGTSEET